The genomic DNA TCTATATTAAACAAAGCCTGTAAGTGATTATTTACTAGTAAGCGGGTATTATCAAATATTTCACACAATAATTCCCATGCAATTTTATAGTTATCACTTTTAAAGTCGATGTTTTTAATAATCAGAGCGGCATTTCCTTGAAGAGAAGCCCGTAAATAAtggaatttattaatattatctatgCGATCACTGTTGTGTATAAGAGAAAGGAATGTGTCTTTAAATTCGAGCCAGTCCTGATAGCCACCGCTGAAATGTGGTTAGTCAATTTTAGGTAGCCTAACCAAATTTCTCACTCGCCCACCTGATTCTGCGTCGCTGAACTCCGCCACAGATTCGCTGTCCTTCCTCCCGGCAGCAAGCAGGCTCTTGGCTCGGGCCACAAGCAGGTAGTAATCGTCAAACTGCACACGCTCCACGGGAACCTCCTCGACTGGTGGCTCGTCAGATAGGATCTCGATTTCAGTCTGTAAGGTGTCGAATTCCTCGTATAAGGGCTCAATTTTTCGTAAACGGCACTGTAAACCTATGATTTGTAACTCCGTTAAGGGTTTAGaagtttcaattaatttaatatgatttccAAAAATAGTGAGCTTTGATTTTATAGCTGAgcgttttttaattaaagttttaagttcAGACATGATCACAAAGCAAATCTcaatccggctcgaaggaccactTTGTTGGCGATACTCAGAGGTGGTAGAAATAAAATAGCGGACTGTATGATATATGTAGGTTCGTATATTGGATAATAAGAACGCGCGCCTTTGGTCCGTGTCGTATGAGTGAATGGTCGAGCGATTTGTTGCGGCGCGGGCGGGGCATCTCGCGGCGCCTCGTCCCCCGCTCCCTGCAAGCTTCTGTCGTCCTCCGGTCGTCGCAGTGGCTCACGGTGCGATGTATGTTTTGTCACCAACAGATTAAGAGAGTTTCATATGTTACGGCCTCATGCTTGTGTAGACTATAATTTAATACCTGTCATTGATGATGCAATAACATTAGCATGTGGTTTGGTAAATATTCaggatgttttaataaaaaaatgaattaagaatgcatttcttttatttcagaTAATGTACAAGTTTTTACAATTTACCTATTTTTGGGAAAATGGCTTGATGCCAAAACAGTGTgcatttttctattattgtttCACACAGTAGTTTTTTATATTCCACCTCTATATTTACTCTCTTAGAGGTTTCAAAATTGTTATCAGCAACACAAAAAATACCCTTACTTTTATTGGAAAAATGCATCTGAATTTGTGGTTGTACCATATATTTTGGAGCTACTTCACTATTTCTGTCAATATAACGGCTCAACGCCTTTTCTGATGATGGGCATTTAATTTCTATGCTGTACACAGTACTTTCCCCATCTGGAGAAGCCCACATTATATGATCAGtcgcatttaattttaaaccacacttatttatttttatttgtttaattttctctaCTTCTTTTAATACCTGACTTTCTAAAAATCGCCCCCTTTTCATAGCTTTTGTGTCCTTTAGTTTGGTTGCTACCAATATGTTCTCCGTTAAGGAACCATTCAGAACTTTACAATGCCTTGTATGCCTTAGAAGCTGTGATTTTTCGATATCTTAATTCATGCCATAATGGACAGTAATTTTGATCTTTAGTTGTCAATTCGGCTTGTTCGCATACATCTGTACTCATCACCAGTTTACAATATTCAACAAACTCAAAAGGGCAAGGCTGCAAGTCTTCCTTGCAAGAATTAAATGGTGGATTGACAGTTTCTCTACATTGTTTGGAGATTGATAAAATTTCATCAGATGATTGCTTGTATCACCAACagacatacaattatttttaccaCTGACAGAAATTTGGTGCGGGATTCAGTTTAGGTgctttgcaaatatcttttgcTTTAATAAACTTCAAGCTAGTACCCAATTGAAGAAAGCCTGGATTTTTTCCAATAGCACTCAATGCTTGTACTTGGCGGATGCTGGCACCCAGTCCAGCGGTCACGGAAAGCTCTTGCTGCGTCGGTTCTCCTCTGGATTCTCCACTACGGCTGCGTGTTAATACAATCTTGCTGGTACTTTATTCGGCTACGAAGGACCAGAATGTACGGATCGGAGGGATCAGGCTGTGGATCGTTCCTTGACGCACCCGTAACGTGGTAACCCCTTGAGCAGTGGACTGTATGTGTGTTGAAATGAATAACTCTTGCACTGATTTTAAACAATACTTCAATATACTGactttatgtaggtacaataatgtTAACACGTAGTGGACTGATTTAAGCGACTAATAAATCAACTTAACACTGACGATACGTTACATAGGGTGGTAGAACCAATTTTATATCGGCCATgtcaacatttttcttttctttcttctttagcCACATCCATATAATTTCGCACACGATGAACTGTACACTTTAAGTGGAACCATTTGGGACATATGTCGCatccaatatttttatctgCATCTTCTTCGACGTCGCTTATTAGTTCTTCTTCACAGCCAGCACATTGAATTTTCTCCTTTTCCATATCTCTTTTGTCTTGATAATACAAATCAGTCGGTTTCGTTTTGCGACTGCTGTCCTTGAATAGGCTCTTctatattacttttgttttcttataagACATTCCGatgatttattatgattttgaaTTTCTACTACAGCTTCAATATTTTGGAACGACTTGCCGCTTTTACAAAGGTTCCCATAGTTGATTAGGTCGGATACTGTTACATCACTAATTTAGTATCATTCGTTCATGTCATTACCCCGTCACTATGGTCTGAGGTCAACGACCACTGTCGTTCTAGTGTGTGTCGAGTGCAGTCGCACCTactaatatagtaaataattaacattgtaaaataatgtaaaatacaagtcatctcacatcaagtcgtttaatttaataaacacaataacaatacaTGGTGTCAGAAGTGAAAGTAACAACGAAATAAAGAAGATTCGTTTGTTaacggaaaattttaaaaacaaaatgtctaccgAAGACGTCGGCGACACGAGGTGCCGTGTGGCCGGTCTGGAGTGTCTTAAGTTGTCGTCGGAGGCAACCGCGAACAACGCGGAGGCGTGGAGGAAATGGTGGCAGCGACTGGAGCTGTATCTGCTGGCATCAGGTCTAGACAG from Spodoptera frugiperda isolate SF20-4 chromosome 9, AGI-APGP_CSIRO_Sfru_2.0, whole genome shotgun sequence includes the following:
- the LOC126911008 gene encoding uncharacterized protein LOC126911008, whose amino-acid sequence is MSELKTLIKKRSAIKSKLTIFGNHIKLIETSKPLTELQIIGLQCRLRKIEPLYEEFDTLQTEIEILSDEPPVEEVPVERVQFDDYYLLVARAKSLLAAGRKDSESVAEFSDAESGGRVRNLVRLPKIDYIVLKTDVVPVTTPTRVFLSTALVKVVDGKGNKHTARAILDNGSGINIVSEAFCSKLGLPRRNVSSTVLGFNNHVSHSTQSCNLTIESMHTSYRTNIDCYVFTNVTDHIH